tatgataaaaatgaaaattcacttttttattgtaaAGATAAACAAGTTgttatgtataatatatatacaaatgaATATGTTAATATGTTTCccgtaaaaaaaaacacgaATCCTATGGTTTCTAATTATtacaaattatttgttaataatttttgtacTACACATATtgctataatatttttatataaagaagaagataaatttttttatgatttaaTTATTTGCAATGGTATAAATACAGGTTCAAATAATTCTAATCGAAATTTATCACAGCCATTTTCAAATTCCCCATTCGGTGTATTAAAGTCTTGGGTTAAACGAGGTAACATATCAACGATTAAACCAGCTAGCGAAAATGATACACCATTTAATACAGAATCtgttaattatataattaaaaataaaagctGTATCTATGctacttttttttctagaaataaatatatttttgttgaaaaaaaaaatattaataatggAATAAATAACACGAGTTTCTCgtacataataaatatacataactTTCCAGATGataatttatacaaaaGAATAGAAgtatatttcaaaatagaacatatatattcattaaataataataaaattattatatgttcagaaaataaaatatatttatatgatataaatttaaaaagtaTACTAAATGAAATGCACCATACAGATATAATCACATCCGTTGAAATTGTCAAAGAATATATAGCTTttgtatttaaatataatattgtaatTACTACTATAGatttaaatcatttatGTACAGTAcatgaaaatataagaataaaaacAGGAACTTGGGATAGTtgtggaaataaaaatgtttttatatataatacacatactcatttaaaatatctTTTAACAAATGGCGAAAAAggattaataaaatatatgaaggAATcagtttatttatttaaagtttataataataaaatttattatataaatagaaaacataatataattagtGATAAATTAAACGATACTgaatatatgtttaaatTGGCTCtaattaataatgatgaagCAATGGCTTATTACTATTTAGAAATGTATCGAAATtctcaaaataaaattgaaaataataatggaaaaaaaagtatttattttagtTATAACTTAATTGGATATATTAAGAAAAAAGGATTTGCAAATTTAGTTCTTCaaattgttaataataatcatataatttttaacatGTCTATACAGTTAGGGCATATTGAAAATGCATTAAAAGctgcaaaaaaaattgataaaaaacatatttggAATATTCTAAGTAATCATGCATTATTGCTAGGAAATTATGAAATAGCTGAATATtcattacaaaaaattaaagcatatgataaattatcatttttatatttttttagcggaaatatagaaaaattaaaaaaaatgttatcaATTTCATTACTGCGTAAAGATTTTATTTcgacatttttaaattcattatatattggAGATATTGAACaaagaataaatatatttatacaacaAAATCAGTGTAATTTAGCTTTATTATGCTCTAACCTTTACAATATTCCTATCAATTTATCAGAAAAGGAATTTGGTTTTGATGTTACTAATTGTAATTATATTCCCACTAaatctttttatttatccCCCCCTATTCCTTtgattaaaattaaagaaaattcCGAAAAAAATGGCGATCCCAATTTAACTTATTGGAATAGTTCATATAACTGGCCAGTTAAAGTTATAGAAAATacacaaaattattattacactgctcaagaaaataaaataaaagaaacagataaaataaaatataaagaacaaataggaaatattaattcaaataataatgatttacTTATTAACAACCAGACTCATATTAATAGTCGAATAAACAAACTTGATAATAATCCAaactattataataatatagataaaaaatatgatgataaaaatagcagccttgatgataataatgacATTTGGAAAGATGATGTAAATGatgatgatataaatattgatTTACCAGAAAATcatgataataatttgttcaatttgaataataataataaaggtGGAAAAATAGTTAGGGGtgaaaatatgatattaaaaggtttgaaaaaaaatggtaaaATTAGTGATCATATAAAAGCAggaaatatacaaattggtttaaaattaatttcaaaaaaatatggaattataaatatgaaaccattcaaacaaattataaaaaatgtttatatttctacatatgcatatataacacctattcaaaattttattcCCTTAAAAATtccaataaatattaacgAATATAATTTACCTGGCCATGttcataataatacaaatacaacatatattactaaaaatttcctttttaatCAAGTAAAAAAAGCACATAAATTAGTGACTCAAGGAAAATTTCCATCGGCTTTATCTTTGTtcagaaatattttatatagtatgatttttgttaatacaaatgaaaatgaaaatgaaaatgaaaaggaattaaatgaatatcTTAATATGTGTACAAATTACATTTTGGCTATGAGATTAGAAGAAGAAAGAAATGTTACTTCTAATGATGATCCACGAAGAAGTTTAGAATTAATGGCATATTTTACATGTTGTTCTTTACAAAATTCACATCTTTATCTTGTCCTTAGAAGAGGAATGGGTTTGGCTTGGAAAGctcaaaattatattactGCTGGCTCGGTATGTTTAttactttattttctatGTTCTTATCacatattttcttttatttttatttacactAATGTGAACTTTGTATCATGTATTTTCTTATTTCTTTGATTGAAAATGGGCTAGATCCACAAATATTCTATATCATTActaattttcttttataattcgatatttttttttttcaattttattatagttTGCTAAACGATTAATAAATGGAAATTATGAAAACATAAAAGGATCAGAcgaagaaataataaaagcaaaaaaaatattaattgtGTGTGAACAGAAGAGCACAGAGCAATACAATATTGATTACGACCCGAACGATTACCGTaatttaaacaatttatttaatgcACTACTAAGTTTGCAATATGCAGATAATTTCaatgtgtatatttttttttatttttcttttatagaCAATATCAAAATATGTAGCATGAGTCTCACTAAAATTAATCCGAATGAAGAAATTGTTACATGCCCCTTTTGCCATTCCAttgcaaaaaaaagtttTGCATCCAAGTTGTGTTCTAATTGTATAGTTGCACAATTAGGAATAAAAGTAAGATAGCGACCAGAATGCAAGCTAGcgatgttttttttatttattttcctaTTAGTAAACATTCCcaattacatttttttttaccttTTCGTTTTATTTGATAGGCTCTTGgatttgattttttaaataaaaatatttaaggACTTcccaatatattttttcttatcattattatccCTTTATTTCGTTAATTATTGAATTAACTTTTgagatttttttttaaaaaggtTTAATATGATAGAAATATACCAAAGCGCAAGCTGTGCTTAGTGCACATTTAACCAGTTAGCATGGTTagtacatataaatatgtatacatatgcTTGAATTCTTGGGGTATGTTGTAAACTACAACTGAGCAAGAACTGTGacgaattattattaatttttgatttttatgTCTATGCTATTTTATGtcctaattttttttatcattctTGTGTTTTACacgcatatatatatatatatatatacatatatacatattttgcATTTTCCTGAATACTTATGCATTTctattatcattttataaAGACTTcctctttatttttaagaaatatagttatcaaattttgatacgaaacatatattttttgcacacatttttttttatgaaaagaaaatttatatgcTTCTTTCAGTTCTTTCTCATTTCGATATTTGGCACCTTTTTTGCTAGCTACTTTAGAACCATTTATGCATAATAAAcctttaaattaattttataaaaaagaaagaaaaatcaacgaaaaaaatatatattagtttTGTGTGAGGAAAAAGATTACcttatttatttgcataaaaaatatgcactgttcataattttatgtaCAATTAAGTTGTAAAAAAAGCTAGCTAGTTAGCTattttaaacatttttttatatttgaaattaataaaatgtatattttttaacttttatTAGTGTCTCTAAGAAGGGAAAGCAAGCTAAAAAGCGAGGCTTCCACAAGGTCTATTTTTTCAACGCTGCAATTGTATTTTAAAGtaattgttaaaaaatttcatttttgataaatacACATTTAACATTACATATGCATGTAGTTATATAAAGGgattttggaaaaaaaaatatgtacagCTTTTTATGTAATTATACTTCGAAACAGTCTGAAggtattatttcttttaattcatttgtATCGTACAtacttttaataatatcatGACCACCTATCAATTCAGTATTAATGTATAATTGTGGATATGTAGGCcaatttgaatatatttttaattggCTTCGTATATCTTCATCTTGTAAAATAtcatatgtattatatttaatttttaagcTATTTAACATAAAAACAACAGCATTACTAAATTTACATTGTGGAAATGTTTTACTTCCCTTcataaaaagtataattttattactttttaataagttttcaatttttttatttattttttcttcatcattttcGTTATCATTTTCCATTTCCCTAACTCCATAGTTACATGATGACATATATTTCCTTAAAAATGAAGTTATTGCTCCTATATGACAATTTGTAAAAccttttaataatttagtATCCTCATAAAATTCAAATCCataactattattattgccATTCATGttaataacatatatttttatttcttcataaTCCTCAGCTATTTCCTTCAAAACATTTATGTGCGATTCATATTCTTTACTTTGATTTGAATTTGTGTAGAATAATTTTAGCCCTCCAGACTTTTCCAAATTTGCTCGATCTGTTTCCGTTATAAATTTCATAATGTCAgcaaaaatgaaaaaaaaaaataaataaaggaaaaaaataatatatattaattggaaaaatggaagttttatatatagaaagAACTATAactcaaataataattgaaatttaatataattaagtCTGTACATTGTATATAgtattaaaagaaatatataaatcgTTGTAAGTTTGTCGTTTCcatgttttaaaatagtATTTAGAGTTCATAAAATTGACCAAGGAATggcatataaaattatatacatagaTAACTTTTTTATGGCAATATAAATGCACCAAACAggatattattaaattgaatatgttttttttgcttatttcataaaaatatttaaaaatgtaaagaaaaaatatatataaataaactgaatatatttatcaattttttagtaatgttaaagtaaaattaactatctttttttatgtttgtTTAGTATTCTAAGTTTGGTTTTAaattgaatataataatttttaaattaaacaaaTCATAACCTTAAAAAAGAGGTACattatatcaaataatacATGTATGTATGAAAaggttttatatatgtaaaagttggtgaaaaaaaaaaaaaaacatatattaatatgtatttaaGTTTTAAAAACCTAAGATAAACACCAATTCTTCATAAAAACAggttttattttcatttcaCATTAATAACATTATAATCACATTTATCCCAAAATATACCGGCTATTAAGTTGgcttcattttttctacATTTAATATAAGATACTGTATggattattattattttatttagttattatatcatattCGCTTTTCCccttttaaatattatacgttatatatatataatataaacaattcatgaaaaaaaaaataaagctTTTTCCTTATATCAAAAAGgatatacacatataatatatgtattccCTGAAATATGAGACAATATGCTTTTTCAAATATGTGAAAAacaacttttttttttaagaaaatataaaaatatgctaAAGAACAGTTCCATTtgtgtgtatataaaatgttagaaaatataaacacaatgtatatataatacattatttattttttttttttgtatatcaTTTCCTATTAAACCTGTGATTATAGATAAGGGCTTATCTTATACACccatatttcatttattaattttgagaaaaataaatttcattttaacCACAGTTTAAGACTATCCTACATTTAATTCATAATTGtgttaaataatttattaaaataaatatcataatggtaaataatataattctaaaataataaataaaaataacaaaatggtaaataatataaatcatttaaatACCCATTTTTAATCTTAGTCAAATTTTCATTGGCTGctggaaaatatttttttataaactaTAGTGTTAATGTTTGGAGTTacgaaaataaaaaagttaaactataaaattataagaaaacataatatatattatatggaatatataataaaatatgtgctataaataaatatatatatagtatataaaataattaaataataatattagtaGTATTGTAAAATAACAGGTGTTTTATTACtacttaaaaatataaaaagtatgcattctttaaaaaaaaaaaatttataaaattattatattaagaacatattatatatttccatgtaaatgattttttcttattaatttattatagagtaaggaaataaaaaaaaaaggcaTAATTATTCAAGAATATTGAAGATATTAAATTTTCCACGtcagtatatataaaacaaaaatacgATTTCTTAATGGAAATTATCAAATGAGATTGTAACAAAATAAGCAGAACAATAAAGAATGTATTATAAGCCTTCAATATAATGAATAcaatttatcaaataaagtttaaattacaattatatatattatatatatacaactatatgtttgtatatatgtatttatttatgggttttcaattttataataataagctgattatatatactatatgaaaataaaaccCTAGTATGCGtcatataaatgaaaataaaacttaTGTTTTGTGAATATTGATAGTAGCTTTTTGCTTTGCTCATCTTGTAATTAGAGTTCATGATAATTGAAGAAGCttaacaaataaaacagatcataatataaatatgtatataaatacatgataattttttttttttttctttttattcatggtaattttatattatactaTAAAACAAGCTTAAACGATTATTATAGTAAggaaatgtatattttatatagaataaaaaaaatataaaaggaATACATAAGTCTATACAAACCCAAACTTATATTAATTGTGTTAAACtcataataaatttataaaattaacacAAACTAGTAAACAAATacacaataaaaattgtataaaataaaaaatatatatcatagaaaaaatgagtaaaaataaaaaaggaaaaaaaaaagaagattTAGATGCTATTTTAGCAGAATTAGGAattgaagaaaaaagaGAAGATCAagttaatgaaaatgaaggCGATGAAAAAGGTGAAAATACACAAATAtcaaaatcaaaaaaaagaaaagaaaagttaaagcaaaaaaaagaacaaattaaactaaaagaaaatgatgatacAGCAATAGCAGAAACAGAAGTTGTTAAAGAAGAAGACGATAAAAATGACGAAAAGGATGGAGAAGATGgggaaaataatgaaacaGCTAAAgggaagaaaaaaaaaaaaaaaaaaaaagataaagaaTCAAAAGCAGAAACTGGTATATCAGCAGCAGCAAAAGCAGCTGCTGAAAGATTAAGActtttaaaagaatatgaagaaaaacaaaaagaaGAAGAACGAAAAAAACGGgaagaagaagaagaaaGAATTAGGaaagaagaagaagaaaaagaaaaaaaaagattaGCACgattagaaaaaaaaatgcaattaaaaaaagaaggaAAATTATTAAGTGCAAAAGctaaagaagaaaaaaaaaaaagagaattatatttacaaacATTAAAAGAATCAGGAATGTTAATAGAACCTAAAGAAAAGGCAAAAGCAGAAATTATAAATctagatataaataaagctaagttattattaaaaaaaaaaaaaaataaacaaacaTCAGGGTGTGCAAATAATCCAAATGCTgatgttaaaaataaagaaattaaagataacgaaaataaagataaagaaagtgatgatatagaaaaagaagaaaaagaaattgtTTTAGATGATTGGGAAGATTTTCTAAATATGgataatgaagaaaaaaaaaaagcagaaaaaaataatattgatcAAAGcacaaaagaaaataaacaaactcaaattgtgaaaaaaagttccacaaatgataaaaaaggaaaaaaacaaaaaaataataaaaatggagaaaataatgaagataaagataatgaaaaaacagaagaagaagaagatATATATCGATCATCTATTGTTTGTATTCTTGGTCATGTAGATACaggaaaaacaaaattattggATAAACTTCGGCACACAAACGTACAAGATAATGAAGCAGGGGGTATTACTCAACAAATTGGAGCAACCTTTTTTCCAAAAGATATTTtagataaagaaataaaaaaaattgatggaacaataaaatgtttGTCAAAAGGTATTATGATTATAGATACGCCAGGGCATGAatctttttataatttaagaAAAAGAGGATCATCTTTATGTGATATTGCGATATTAGTTATTGATTTAATGCATGGATTAGAACAACAAACAAAAGAATCTATTCAAATTTTGAAACAAAGAAATTGTCCATTTGTAATTgcattaaataaaatagatagattatatatgtgggaaaaaaatgattgggaaccttttaataatacatttaaaaatcaaaaagaATATGTAAAAGaagaatttaataatagaTTACAAActatattaaatgaattatCAGAGCAAGGATTAAATTGTCAATTATATTGGGAAAACAAAAATCCAAGAAAATATGTATCTATAGTTCCAACAAGTGCTATAACAGGTGAAGGAATAGCAGATTTAATTATGGTTTTAGTTAAATTAACTCAAAGttttatgttaaaaaatattgaatataataagaaaTTAGAATGTACTGTTTTAGaagttaaaaatattgaaggGTTAGGTACAACAATAGATgttatattaacaaatggaattttaaaagaatcAGATACACTTGTTTTATGTGGAATGAATGGGCCTATTGTGACAGTAGCCAGAGCGTTATTAACCCCTCAACCTTTAAAAGAgttaagaataaaaaatgaatatattcatCACAAAAGTATTAAAGCATGTATTGGGGTTAAAATATCAGCAAATGGTTTGGAAGAAGTTTTATGTGGTACATCTTTATTTGTagctaataataatgatgaaattgaagaatacaaaaaaaaagttatgaCAGATGTATCTGATGTTTTTAATCATGTTGATAAATCTGGTGTTGGTTTATATGTTATGGCTAGTACATTAGGTTCTTTAGAAGCtttacttatatttttaaatgattcAAAAATTCCAGTTTTTTCAGTAAATATAGGAACGgttcaaaaaaaagatgTAAAAAAAGCTAGTATTATGAGAGAAAAAGGAAAACCAGAATATTCAGTCATTTTAGCATTTGATGTTAAAATAGATCCAGAAGCAGAAAAAGAAGCACAAATATTAGGTGTTGAAATTATGCAAAAagatattatatatcatttatttgatgCATTTACTGCatatctaaaaaaaatagaagatgaaaaaaaacaaagtAAAATGACTGATGCTATTTTCCCTTGTGAAGTATCTATTATAAATGATTGtgtatttaataaaaaagaccCAATAGTTGTAGGTGTTAAAATTGAAGCTggaattttaaaaataggtacccctttatatataccaGAAAAAAATCTAAAAATTGGAAATGTTGTAAGTATTGAAtcgaataaaaaaagttgtAATAAAGCAAAAAAAGGCGAAGAAGTTTGTGTAAAAATAGCTGGGGAACCAAACGTTACATATGGACGTCATTTTGATTttaatcaaaaaatatacagtAAAATTACGCGGGAAAGCATTGATGTTTTAAAGCAATACTTCAGAAATGAACTCACAATGGACGATTGGCGATTAGTTGTACAGCTTAAAAAGATTCTGAACATTTTATAACTTTCTTTAtgattattaaaatatgaaaatgagcatacaaatattatgaacatTTACTCTAAAAAATTCACAGAATGATCCAGCAAGTacatatatgaaatatgtGAAACCAAATGGGCAATATTTAACACACCATTGCGTTAAATAGAATAAACAGGGtgatgtaataataaaattgacCAAAATTATCTGAACCCTCATTTGTTAACATTTCTATTTCTAACCATCAATtcaatatatgaaaaaatggaGAAAAATATGTGGACATTTCTAATTGAACTCAAATATATCCATTTATTCGATAGAATTtatgaaattataaaaatgtgatattcatatttttcttcatacaaatttattatttttttaaatttttatatgcacataagtacatatatgtgctttatataattatatatgtatatctACATGATTtagttttatttcttttaaaaaaatgatacatatttatatttatatatgtgtgtaaatatttgaaaattctcatacatttattttatcctTTTAATCTTTGGATAATTTAAtgtttaaattaaaaaaaaggaaaagaaaatattaataaaaaaacgaaataatatttataaaataaattcatttaattaGTACACATGTATTTATAAAGTGAAGTCggaaatttatttttcctcTCCACAAATATTCTGAAAAAACAGGCGTACACAagtacatttttttatgaattggtcagaaaatataaatatattctaaAAGTCAAACAAAGATAGATCcattcaaatttttaatgtatatctatatatttacttgTCATATTTTGGACATTTTCACTTTATTTTCCCCCTTTATTCctatatgtttataatagttattttctctccattttatataaagacaattttttaaaacataattaaaaataaaaaaaataaaatttaatcaTAGTTAAGTAGTAATCACTTGttattgtatataaatacgtaaaacaaaataaaataatttatacacATTTTAAGATGGACATAAAGGATATAGAGTTTTTCGAGTATGTCAATAATTTAAAGAATACAGAATTGCTGGATATGTTTTCAACCAAGTAGTGAATaaatagataaaaaataaatatagtaGAACATCAAAAATGttcaaataaatcaaatagATAGCtactatataaaatatttcatgtatttttctttttactttttttaagatGGTTTgaatatcataaaaatgtaGTTTTGATTAATGTATACttacataataataatgaattaataGATGTAGTTGGTAATGATAAAATGAGTCATATTCTGGCAAAGGTAGACAAAtcgaaaataatttttatatataaatatggatatattaagcatttaaaaaaagtgtaTATTAcctaaatttaaattttatataatactttattttttttatctataGTTTGAAGTATTACTCAGAGAGCTTATTACTACTTATTTTATACGATTCCTAAATTtcgaagaaaaaattaaaaaaaataataaaaaaaaattacaaataaatgaattaacaaataaaaatatagataaagAAACTAGTTGCGATACAGAAAATTCACATAACCATATTTATGATTACATATCAGTATACTAagacaataaaaattaatatatagaatGATGCAACATAATTTAAGAAaaactattattttattcttttacattaaattttagcatatatatgtacaataagcttgtatatttttttaattctgtCTTGATCAGCTTTATCATGAAATGGCCgttttaaacatatttgAGTTAATCTTACTTTCTgatcatatatatgaacaaatagacacatatataattaatctATTTGCTTACATTTACTCTAATTTAGTATCTTTCCTTAAAAcgtaaaattttttataaataattataataaattttaaattatatatgaaaaaaaaaaatcatcgttttatttaaatatatgtatataatatatattcaatttTTACTAATTTAGGAGCTCTGATGAATATTTTGTCAAGCCAATCACTGAATTGCCCATATCTGAAGTTATTAAAACACAACAACTTATTCAtagtatacatatatatagtggtattgttcataatatatttgttttttgttttttttaaattgaagatattaaatgaagaaaacGATAAAACACATAACATCGATAgactaaaaatatatataaatgtaataaatacATTGCGCAACATTATTGATAgaattcatttattaaacaATACAGTcgttaataaaattgtggATTAtggtaaaataaaaatatgactagttcataattatattccatattaatatatgaacaGTTCATAAAAAATCGTATTTTggcaatataaaaaaataatttatttttcagaTATTCTACTAATATTAATTCCTCTTATTGAGAAAAAACCTTGGAAACATGatgattatatttttgaacaGAATgagtaataatattattctaTCCTTGCAATTATGTtattttgtcttttttaAAAGGCATTTTTACTGCatgttatataaatatatattatttattatgcataatatataactcAATATAGGTGGATAAAAAATGACGATAACGCAATGGCAACTGTTGAAAAACAAGTATGATTACTGAGAAATAggtgtataaaaaatgtttataaataaaagaatattttttttataaatattactGTTTGTATACACCCAATAATTTATCCCCTTTTAGTTGTGGATCATTTTGTATACCTTAATACTCAATAGTATTTGCCAAGAAaagtaaatatttaatgatTAAAAAGTTGATTAAGATTTCAAAGTTATAGAAAATGACTAAACTACATGAAATGCATACAACTTTAAATTTCcccatattttttctctcATT
The sequence above is a segment of the Plasmodium berghei ANKA genome assembly, chromosome: 1 genome. Coding sequences within it:
- a CDS encoding coatomer alpha subunit, putative, which produces MLVKCETKSQRVKSISFHPKIDLVLAGLHNGIIQLWNYRIGILINKFEEHEGPVRGICFHSAQPLFVSGADDYLIKVWNIHLKKCVFNLTGHLDYIRTVQFHLSYPWILSASDDQTIRIWNWQSRVCIAILTGHNHYVMSAEFHPVYDMIISGSLDKTIRVWDIKLLREKNVIHSNNMNSSNDGIPGVGSISEKPYGLDVSNSLLGVNIDNGMNSHFMGSSLHHQNSNNNMFGASDAICKFILDGHEKGINCCTFHHNLPIIASGSDDKLIKLWRYNDSKCWELDTLRGHFNNVSSLLFHKNNDDLLLSNSEDRTMRIWDITKRVCIHTFRRENDRFWVLTFKPNSNLIASGHDSGMVIFKFDKEKCPYDKNENSLFYCKDKQVVMYNIYTNEYVNMFPVKKNTNPMVSNYYKLFVNNFCTTHIAIIFLYKEEDKFFYDLIICNGINTGSNNSNRNLSQPFSNSPFGVLKSWVKRGNISTIKPASENDTPFNTESVNYIIKNKSCIYATFFSRNKYIFVEKKNINNGINNTSFSYIINIHNFPDDNLYKRIEVYFKIEHIYSLNNNKIIICSENKIYLYDINLKSILNEMHHTDIITSVEIVKEYIAFVFKYNIVITTIDLNHLCTVHENIRIKTGTWDSCGNKNVFIYNTHTHLKYLLTNGEKGLIKYMKESVYLFKVYNNKIYYINRKHNIISDKLNDTEYMFKLALINNDEAMAYYYLEMYRNSQNKIENNNGKKSIYFSYNLIGYIKKKGFANLVLQIVNNNHIIFNMSIQLGHIENALKAAKKIDKKHIWNILSNHALLLGNYEIAEYSLQKIKAYDKLSFLYFFSGNIEKLKKMLSISLLRKDFISTFLNSLYIGDIEQRINIFIQQNQCNLALLCSNLYNIPINLSEKEFGFDVTNCNYIPTKSFYLSPPIPLIKIKENSEKNGDPNLTYWNSSYNWPVKVIENTQNYYYTAQENKIKETDKIKYKEQIGNINSNNNDLLINNQTHINSRINKLDNNPNYYNNIDKKYDDKNSSLDDNNDIWKDDVNDDDINIDLPENHDNNLFNLNNNNKGGKIVRGENMILKGLKKNGKISDHIKAGNIQIGLKLISKKYGIINMKPFKQIIKNVYISTYAYITPIQNFIPLKIPININEYNLPGHVHNNTNTTYITKNFLFNQVKKAHKLVTQGKFPSALSLFRNILYSMIFVNTNENENENEKELNEYLNMCTNYILAMRLEEERNVTSNDDPRRSLELMAYFTCCSLQNSHLYLVLRRGMGLAWKAQNYITAGSFAKRLINGNYENIKGSDEEIIKAKKILIVCEQKSTEQYNIDYDPNDYHNIKICSMSLTKINPNEEIVTCPFCHSIAKKSFASKLCSNCIVAQLGIKALGFDFLNKNI
- a CDS encoding glutaredoxin-like protein, with amino-acid sequence MKFITETDRANLEKSGGLKLFYTNSNQSKEYESHINVLKEIAEDYEEIKIYVINMNGNNNSYGFEFYEDTKLLKGFTNCHIGAITSFLRKYMSSCNYGVREMENDNENDEEKINKKIENLLKSNKIILFMKGSKTFPQCKFSNAVVFMLNSLKIKYNTYDILQDEDIRSQLKIYSNWPTYPQLYINTELIGGHDIIKSMYDTNELKEIIPSDCFEV
- a CDS encoding translation initiation factor IF-2, putative translates to MSKNKKGKKKEDLDAILAELGIEEKREDQVNENEGDEKGENTQISKSKKRKEKLKQKKEQIKLKENDDTAIAETEVVKEEDDKNDEKDGEDGENNETAKGKKKKKKKKDKESKAETGISAAAKAAAERLRLLKEYEEKQKEEERKKREEEEERIRKEEEEKEKKRLARLEKKMQLKKEGKLLSAKAKEEKKKRELYLQTLKESGMLIEPKEKAKAEIINLDINKAKLLLKKKKNKQTSGCANNPNADVKNKEIKDNENKDKESDDIEKEEKEIVLDDWEDFLNMDNEEKKKAEKNNIDQSTKENKQTQIVKKSSTNDKKGKKQKNNKNGENNEDKDNEKTEEEEDIYRSSIVCILGHVDTGKTKLLDKLRHTNVQDNEAGGITQQIGATFFPKDILDKEIKKIDGTIKCLSKGIMIIDTPGHESFYNLRKRGSSLCDIAILVIDLMHGLEQQTKESIQILKQRNCPFVIALNKIDRLYMWEKNDWEPFNNTFKNQKEYVKEEFNNRLQTILNELSEQGLNCQLYWENKNPRKYVSIVPTSAITGEGIADLIMVLVKLTQSFMLKNIEYNKKLECTVLEVKNIEGLGTTIDVILTNGILKESDTLVLCGMNGPIVTVARALLTPQPLKELRIKNEYIHHKSIKACIGVKISANGLEEVLCGTSLFVANNNDEIEEYKKKVMTDVSDVFNHVDKSGVGLYVMASTLGSLEALLIFLNDSKIPVFSVNIGTVQKKDVKKASIMREKGKPEYSVILAFDVKIDPEAEKEAQILGVEIMQKDIIYHLFDAFTAYLKKIEDEKKQSKMTDAIFPCEVSIINDCVFNKKDPIVVGVKIEAGILKIGTPLYIPEKNLKIGNVVSIESNKKSCNKAKKGEEVCVKIAGEPNVTYGRHFDFNQKIYSKITRESIDVLKQYFRNELTMDDWRLVVQLKKILNIL